A stretch of the Planctomicrobium piriforme genome encodes the following:
- a CDS encoding DUF1501 domain-containing protein yields the protein MPVSPASPPSFCGRTRREFLWQTGCGFGGAALAGMLGDDFFARQTRAADGVTPFVNPLAPKDPHFEPKAKAVIFLFMYGGPSHIDTFDYKPEMYGRDNQSIEVKTFGRGGHKNQGRLIEPRWKFKQYGECGKYVSDLFPNIAQHVDDISFLHSMTADSPIHGSAMLMMNSGKVLSGSPCLGSWVNYGLGTENQNLPGFVVMLDPKGGPISGAKNWSSGYMPASYQATVMRSKGDPILDLKPPQDISTAAQRKMLDSLREYNELHLAPRSDNSNLAARIASYELAFSMQAHAPEAVDLSQETEATQNLYGLDNPTSATFGRQCLLARRLVERGVRFIQIYSGGNHNDANWDAHTEMEANHNLHAAETDRPIAGLLTDLKNRGLLDSTLIVWGGEFGRQPTAEYAKGTGRDHNAYGFTTWLAGGGVKGGTSYGVTDELGAKAVENKLKVKDMHATVLHQMGLDPNRLSYFYGGLDQKLVGVEGAEPIHAILS from the coding sequence ATGCCTGTTTCTCCTGCCAGCCCTCCAAGTTTCTGCGGACGTACCCGTCGCGAATTCCTGTGGCAGACCGGTTGTGGCTTCGGCGGCGCGGCGCTGGCCGGCATGCTGGGAGACGATTTCTTCGCGCGGCAGACCAGAGCCGCCGACGGCGTCACGCCGTTCGTCAATCCGCTCGCTCCGAAAGACCCGCATTTCGAGCCCAAAGCCAAAGCGGTCATTTTTCTGTTCATGTACGGCGGGCCGAGCCATATCGACACCTTCGACTACAAGCCGGAGATGTACGGCCGCGACAATCAGTCAATTGAAGTCAAAACGTTCGGTCGGGGAGGGCATAAGAATCAGGGTCGGCTCATCGAGCCCCGCTGGAAGTTCAAGCAGTACGGCGAGTGCGGAAAATACGTCAGCGATCTGTTCCCCAACATCGCACAGCACGTCGACGACATCTCGTTTCTGCATTCGATGACCGCCGACAGCCCGATTCACGGCTCGGCCATGCTGATGATGAATTCGGGCAAAGTGCTCAGCGGCAGCCCCTGCCTGGGTTCCTGGGTCAACTACGGCCTCGGGACCGAAAACCAGAACCTGCCTGGCTTCGTGGTGATGCTCGATCCCAAGGGAGGACCGATCTCCGGCGCGAAGAACTGGAGTTCCGGGTACATGCCTGCCTCGTACCAGGCGACAGTCATGCGGTCGAAGGGAGATCCGATTCTCGATCTCAAGCCGCCCCAAGACATCTCCACCGCCGCACAGCGAAAAATGCTCGACTCCCTTCGTGAATACAACGAGCTGCACCTCGCCCCCCGCAGCGACAATTCGAACCTCGCCGCCAGAATTGCCAGCTACGAGCTCGCCTTCAGCATGCAGGCCCATGCCCCGGAAGCGGTCGACCTGTCACAGGAAACTGAAGCGACGCAAAACCTCTACGGGCTCGATAATCCGACCTCAGCAACGTTTGGTCGGCAGTGCCTGCTCGCCCGACGTTTGGTGGAACGGGGAGTCCGCTTCATTCAGATTTACTCAGGCGGCAACCATAATGACGCCAACTGGGACGCCCACACCGAGATGGAGGCGAACCATAATCTGCATGCCGCCGAGACTGATCGCCCCATTGCCGGCCTTTTGACCGACCTGAAGAACCGGGGCCTGTTGGATTCGACGCTGATCGTTTGGGGGGGCGAATTCGGACGCCAGCCGACCGCCGAGTACGCCAAGGGAACCGGTCGCGACCACAACGCCTACGGCTTCACCACCTGGCTGGCCGGCGGCGGAGTGAAGGGGGGAACCAGCTACGGCGTCACCGACGAACTGGGAGCAAAAGCGGTCGAAAACAAGCTCAAGGTGAAAGACATGCACGCCACCGTCCTGCACCAGATGGGCCTCGACCCCAACCGCCTGAGCTACTTTTACGGCGGCCTGGACCAGAAACTGGTCGGCGTCGAAGGGGCGGAGCCGATTCATGCGATTCTGAGTTGA